A genomic window from Etheostoma spectabile isolate EspeVRDwgs_2016 chromosome 13, UIUC_Espe_1.0, whole genome shotgun sequence includes:
- the sap30l gene encoding histone deacetylase complex subunit SAP30L: MNGFSTEEDSHDGPPAPPFYGQSCCLIEDGERCGRSAGNASFSKRIQKSISQKKLKLDIDKSVRHLYICDFHKNFIQSVRNKRKRKTSDDGGESPDHDVEVPEVDLFQLQVNTLRRYKRHYKLQTRPGLNKAQLAETVSRHFRNIPVNEKETLTYFIYMVKSSKSRLDQKDGGGSKPLD, encoded by the exons ATGAATGGGTTCAGCACGGAGGAGGACAGCCACGACGGACCCCCGGCGCCGCCGTTCTACGGGCAGAGCTGCTGCCTGATCGAGGACGGGGAGCGCTGCGGCCGCTCCGCGGGGAACGCCTCCTTCAGCAAGAGGATCCAGAAGAGCATCTCGCAGAAGAAGCTCAAGCTGGACATCGACAAGAGC gtgaGACACCTCTATATCTGCGACTTCCATAAGAACTTCATCCAAAGCGTGCGcaacaagaggaagaggaagaccaGCGACGATGGGGGCGAGTCCCCGGACCACGACGTGGAGGTGCCCGAG GTCGACCTGTTCCAGCTGCAGGTGAACACGCTGAGACGCTACAAGCGACACTACAAGCTGCAGACCCGGCCCGGACTCAACAAGGCCCAGCTGGCCGAG ACGGTGAGTCGTCACTTCAGGAACATCCCGGTGAACGAGAAGGAGACGCTGACCTACTTTATCTACATGGTGAAGAGCAGCAAGAGCCGCTTGGACCAGAAAGACGGCGGCGGCAGCAAACCGCTggactaa